In Aestuariirhabdus haliotis, a single genomic region encodes these proteins:
- a CDS encoding DNA polymerase II codes for MPTSTTQAFLLTRQWRDTAQGLELTLWLKTEGLPIRAIFSEQQAVCFIPGDQLSKAQTLLSSIEGVSAKPLQLLNFDSKPVAGCYFKRQRDLYKARDLLRGRGIDVYEADLQPSDRFLMERFIRGGLTLQSPLRQAAGFHVASQPRIKPRELEQIPRFRVASIDIETDMRASRLYSIAMVYGEQDQTNSLRQVLMIGQGEAPTNTQFVADERELIQSFCSWCLEQDPDLLIGWNLINFDLRVLQKRADALNIPFCIGRDGTALEWRQSRDNPDHYTLLLPGRVVLDGIDTLKSATWNFESFALDSVARDLLDRGKLIEHNDQRGEEIGRMFQEDKAALAAYNLEDCQLVWEIFAKTELIEFATRRACMTGLAMDRFGGSVAAFDHNYLPRLHRRGYVAPSLPKNPRGIGSPGGYVMDSFPGIYNDVLVLDFKSLYPSIIRTFKVDPLGLIAGLQQTPSEANDSQLETTEADRALLVPGFNGALFSKQLSILPELIENLWQLRDMAKKDRNAPLSQAIKILMNSFYGVLGTPGCRFFDYRLPSSITLRGHQILTLSQQYIEHQGHRVIYGDTDSVFVLVNNPASAEAAKVIGHELAKGLNQWWQERLSAQYQLTSHLEIEFETHFSHFLMPTIRGSEQGSKKRYAGIIEHDGKENLIFKGLETVRTDWTLLAREFQRELYWKIFHNEDYVGFIKKIVEETLSGKQDKKLVYRKRLRRPLSEYSRNIPPHAQAAQKEESLRKQQGLLPKYLHGGWVEYVMTRNGPEPVAYSTSDLDYERYLERQLQPIADGILHFVDDSFADITGQQMHLF; via the coding sequence ATGCCCACCTCGACAACCCAAGCCTTTCTTCTTACGCGACAGTGGCGCGATACCGCCCAGGGGCTTGAGTTGACCCTATGGCTGAAAACCGAGGGGCTCCCCATTCGCGCCATATTCAGCGAGCAGCAAGCCGTTTGTTTTATTCCCGGCGACCAACTTAGCAAGGCGCAAACCTTGTTGTCTTCCATCGAAGGGGTTTCTGCTAAACCCCTGCAACTATTAAATTTTGATTCGAAGCCGGTGGCCGGTTGTTATTTCAAGCGCCAACGGGATCTTTATAAAGCTCGTGACCTGCTACGAGGCCGGGGTATAGACGTTTACGAAGCCGATTTGCAGCCCAGCGACCGTTTTCTGATGGAACGTTTTATCCGTGGCGGTTTAACCCTGCAATCCCCATTACGTCAGGCAGCAGGGTTCCATGTTGCCTCCCAGCCCCGCATCAAACCTAGAGAGCTGGAGCAGATTCCCCGTTTTCGTGTGGCGTCCATCGATATTGAAACCGACATGCGCGCATCCAGGCTCTATTCCATCGCCATGGTTTATGGCGAACAGGATCAAACGAATAGCCTGCGTCAGGTGTTAATGATTGGCCAGGGCGAAGCACCAACTAATACACAGTTCGTCGCCGATGAGCGAGAACTGATTCAGTCATTCTGTTCCTGGTGCCTGGAGCAGGATCCAGATCTGCTGATCGGCTGGAATCTGATTAATTTTGACTTGCGGGTTTTACAAAAACGCGCCGATGCCCTGAACATACCTTTTTGTATTGGCCGAGATGGAACTGCTCTGGAGTGGCGCCAATCACGGGATAATCCGGATCATTACACCCTTCTATTGCCCGGCCGCGTGGTACTCGACGGCATCGACACCTTGAAATCAGCCACCTGGAATTTTGAAAGTTTTGCCCTGGACTCTGTCGCTCGGGATCTACTCGATCGAGGCAAGTTGATTGAACACAACGATCAACGCGGTGAAGAGATCGGGCGTATGTTTCAAGAAGACAAAGCGGCACTCGCAGCGTACAACCTGGAAGATTGCCAACTGGTTTGGGAGATTTTTGCTAAAACCGAGTTAATCGAATTTGCAACGCGAAGGGCCTGTATGACAGGGTTGGCGATGGACCGTTTTGGCGGTTCGGTTGCTGCCTTCGATCATAACTATTTACCCAGACTGCACCGGCGGGGGTACGTCGCCCCGAGCCTACCGAAAAATCCACGCGGAATTGGCAGCCCTGGTGGCTACGTGATGGATTCTTTCCCCGGTATTTACAACGATGTTCTGGTGCTCGATTTCAAGAGCTTGTACCCCAGTATCATTCGCACCTTTAAAGTGGACCCCCTGGGCCTGATCGCCGGATTGCAACAAACTCCCTCTGAGGCTAACGATAGTCAACTCGAAACAACCGAGGCGGATCGTGCACTGCTGGTACCGGGTTTTAATGGCGCACTGTTCAGTAAACAATTGTCGATTCTGCCCGAGCTAATAGAAAACCTTTGGCAACTACGGGACATGGCCAAAAAAGATCGTAACGCGCCCCTAAGCCAGGCCATCAAGATTTTAATGAACTCTTTTTATGGGGTTCTGGGTACTCCAGGCTGTCGCTTTTTCGATTATCGTCTGCCCAGCTCGATCACGTTACGGGGTCATCAGATTCTCACCCTTAGCCAGCAATACATTGAACACCAGGGTCATCGAGTAATCTACGGCGATACCGATTCGGTCTTTGTACTGGTCAACAACCCGGCCAGTGCTGAAGCGGCCAAGGTAATTGGCCATGAGTTGGCCAAGGGATTGAACCAATGGTGGCAGGAACGCTTGTCTGCACAGTACCAATTAACCAGTCATTTGGAGATAGAGTTCGAAACTCACTTCAGCCACTTTCTGATGCCAACCATTCGCGGATCAGAACAAGGATCCAAGAAACGTTATGCCGGCATTATTGAGCACGACGGTAAAGAAAATCTGATCTTCAAGGGGCTCGAAACAGTACGCACCGATTGGACCTTACTCGCCAGGGAATTTCAGCGTGAACTCTATTGGAAAATCTTTCATAACGAAGATTACGTTGGTTTTATTAAAAAAATCGTTGAAGAAACCCTGTCAGGAAAACAGGATAAAAAACTGGTTTACCGAAAGCGATTACGACGTCCCCTGAGTGAATATAGCCGTAATATCCCTCCCCATGCCCAAGCGGCTCAAAAAGAGGAAAGCCTGCGAAAGCAGCAAGGTTTACTGCCAAAGTATCTGCATGGCGGTTGGGTAGAGTATGTAATGACTCGAAATGGCCCGGAGCCTGTAGCCTATAGCACCAGCGACCTGGATTACGAACGTTATCTTGAGCGCCAGCTGCAACCCATCGCCGACGGAATTTTACATTTTGTTGACGATTCCTTTGCAGATATAACCGGACAACAGATGCACCTTTTTTAA
- a CDS encoding ComEA family DNA-binding protein — translation MSPLKQNLKAQLSKGSVSHWMLLVALLFAPLSWADSSPATDVSAHDKAAMKQKVLLAAEMNNAAAEPQTTVNVNTANAEEISQELKGIGMAKAEAIVAYREKHGAFVALEELTAVKGIGDKTLAKNAEKIRLE, via the coding sequence ATGAGCCCATTAAAACAAAACCTAAAAGCTCAACTATCAAAGGGATCGGTATCGCACTGGATGTTGTTGGTTGCACTCTTGTTTGCCCCCTTATCCTGGGCCGACAGTTCGCCGGCGACCGATGTCAGTGCGCATGATAAAGCAGCTATGAAGCAAAAGGTATTGCTTGCTGCGGAGATGAATAATGCCGCCGCAGAGCCGCAAACAACGGTAAACGTCAATACCGCCAACGCAGAGGAAATTTCCCAGGAATTAAAAGGTATTGGAATGGCCAAAGCCGAAGCCATTGTTGCTTATCGGGAGAAACATGGTGCTTTTGTTGCGCTGGAAGAGTTAACGGCTGTGAAAGGCATAGGGGATAAAACTCTGGCCAAGAATGCGGAAAAAATCAGGTTGGAATAA
- a CDS encoding DMT family transporter — translation MRLNSIAIEVFLNVPHSFKADLLLVLVTLIAAFGWVFSKEALAGLPPLLFLAVRFILAGLVLSIAVGGRWRRLNLVQLGLALKVGVVMSVAMMFWVLGLNSSTHLGESAFINSLAFILVPLLVRGLFGETQPLFTWLALPVALLGLGLLTLKGSLQLEHSQLLFMVAATLFALHICLITRLSGKVPVLALSAIQLLMVGLFALLASIVFETWPSRVSNEIWGWVLVSALIATSLRFLLQIYAQGLTSASHAALILTLEPVFTALLASVWFAERMSLAQLLGCVLVFAAMMISRTPALLMALKNVKRLRRQR, via the coding sequence TTGCGCCTTAATTCAATCGCCATCGAGGTTTTTCTGAACGTTCCTCATTCTTTTAAAGCGGACTTGCTGCTGGTTCTGGTGACCCTGATCGCGGCCTTTGGTTGGGTGTTTTCCAAGGAAGCCTTGGCGGGTTTGCCTCCGTTACTGTTTCTGGCCGTGCGATTTATTCTCGCCGGACTGGTCTTGTCCATTGCGGTTGGAGGGCGCTGGCGTCGGTTGAACCTGGTGCAGTTAGGGCTCGCCTTGAAAGTCGGCGTCGTGATGAGTGTCGCGATGATGTTCTGGGTGCTCGGACTGAACAGCTCAACCCATCTGGGGGAAAGCGCCTTTATTAACAGCCTGGCCTTTATTCTGGTGCCTTTGCTGGTGCGCGGTTTATTTGGTGAAACCCAACCATTATTCACCTGGCTGGCTTTGCCCGTAGCGCTATTAGGGCTGGGCTTGCTAACGCTCAAGGGCAGCCTGCAACTGGAGCACAGTCAGCTGTTGTTTATGGTTGCCGCAACGCTGTTTGCCCTGCATATCTGTCTGATCACCCGGTTGTCGGGTAAGGTGCCCGTATTGGCACTGAGCGCAATACAGCTGCTGATGGTGGGCCTGTTTGCGTTGCTAGCCTCAATAGTGTTTGAAACCTGGCCGAGCAGGGTGAGTAATGAGATCTGGGGCTGGGTTCTGGTGAGCGCGTTGATCGCGACCAGCTTGCGCTTCCTGTTGCAGATCTACGCCCAGGGCCTGACCAGCGCCAGTCATGCGGCCTTGATACTCACGTTGGAGCCTGTATTTACGGCGCTGTTGGCCTCTGTGTGGTTTGCCGAACGAATGTCCCTGGCGCAATTGCTGGGCTGTGTACTGGTTTTCGCGGCCATGATGATCAGTCGTACGCCAGCCCTGTTAATGGCGCTTAAAAACGTCAAACGACTGCGCCGCCAACGTTAA